A stretch of the Bombyx mori chromosome 12, ASM3026992v2 genome encodes the following:
- the LOC101743184 gene encoding kelch domain-containing protein 3, translated as MKWTVHIEGGPMRVNHAAVCIGDKIYSFGGYCSTEEYKDWEPIPVHILNTATLRWTSVNYKRSDVVPFQRYGHTAVAYGHKVYMWGGRNNAVACDTLSCFDTKKLEWSTPQVTGMVPYAKDGHSACVIKNKMYIFGGFEYLTDQYSQEVHCLDLDTLQWTFIDAQGTPPSHRDFHTAVAVGDRMFVFGGRGDLNSPYNSQEEIYCPQVYYLDTITETWVACNPTGIWPEGRRSHSAWLYNDFMYIFGGFNGNTRTHFNDLYRYSIKGNFWQFINVTGSVPCKRRRQACLIYEDKVYLFGGTSPCPHVNNRPIDENDANPERLIDNSDLHILDYTPSLKTLCIIAVLANNLDQSTLPRDIIMDICAMTLPNRISRPINQAG; from the exons ATGAAATGGACAGTGCATATCGAAGGGGGACCGATGAGAGTCAATCATGCAGCTGTATGTATTGGCGATAAAATCTATTCGTTTGGTGGATATTGTTCCACTGAAGAATATAAAGATTGGGAGCCAATACCAGTCCATATATTGAACACAGCAACTCTAAGATGGACCTCTGTAAACTATAAGAGATCAGACGTAGTCCCATTTCAAAGATATGGGCACACAGCAGTTGCCTATGGTCACAAG GTATATATGTGGGGCGGCAGGAATAATGCGGTAGCATGTGATACTCTCTCGTGCTTCGACACAAAGAAACTCGAATGGAGCACCCCGCAAGTGACAGGAATGGTGCCATATGCTAAAGATGGACATTCAGCATgtgtcattaaaaataaaatgtatatttttggaGGATTTGAGTATCTCACTGATCAATATTCTCAAGAAGTCCATTGTCTTGATTTGGACACACTTCAGTGGACCTTTATAGATGCACAAGGCACTCCGCCTTCCCACAGAGATTTCCACACTGCAGTAGCTGTCGGAGACCGCATGTTTGTCTTTGGTGGTAGAGGTGATTTAAATAGTCCATATAATTCTCAGGAAGAAATTTATTGCCCGCAAGTATATTATCTAGATACAATAACAGAGACATGGGTAGCCTGTAATCCTACTGGGATTTGGCCAGAAGGGAGACGCAGTCATTCTGCAT GGCTCTACAATGATTTCATGTACATTTTTGGTGGATTCAATGGAAATACCAGGACACACTTTAATGATCTTTATAGATACTCAATTAAAGGAAATTTTTGGCAGTTTATAAATGTGACTGGTTCAGTTCCTTGCAAGAGACGACGCCAAGCATGTCTTATTTATGAAGATAAGGTATACCTGTTTGGAGGCACaag CCCTTGCCCACATGTTAACAACAGGCCCATTGATGAAAATGATGCAAACCCCGAGAGATTAATTGATAACAGTGATTTACATATACTAGATTATACCCCAAGTCTGAAGACTCTATGCATCATAGCTGTACTTGCTAACAACCTTGACCAAAGCACACTTCCGCGTGATATAAT